A DNA window from Impatiens glandulifera chromosome 7, dImpGla2.1, whole genome shotgun sequence contains the following coding sequences:
- the LOC124944554 gene encoding flavonoid 3'-monooxygenase CYP75B137-like isoform X2 — protein MSANLSENYLYQVLLLLIVAILCWLWMRKGNKLVTASLPPGPRGLPIAGYLPFLGKNLHHQFTKLAEEYGPIYKLWLGSKLCIVVSSPSLAKQVCRDLDVVFSNRDPTIAALTLTHNAMDIAWSSSGPYWRNIRKLFVREMLSNSNIDACYHLRRQQVMKTIKHLHDNCGFPVEIGKIAFMTEFNAFISMIWGGTTSSSTFKGGDHDDDGHGAEFHVISSKFLKLLELPNISDFFPILARFDLQGVQRQANEILAELDAFLNSLIDTREKEKAKNGDGDIGKKDFLQILLDLKYCPDSDIPINKTQMKALIMDILVGGTDTSATAVEWAMAELLHNPEMMKRVQEEITQVVGDKSLVEETHLPKFRYLDAVVKETLRLHPPLPLNVPRRPSETCIVGGYSIPKDCKVFLNTSAIQRDPDVWENPLEFRPERFLGGEEGSKWDYNGNNLHYFPFGSGRRVCAGIPLAEKMVSYILASLLHSFDWHLPQGGEAVDFTEEFGIVVKKKMPLLAVPMQRLSDEVLDHV, from the exons atgtctgCAAATCTATCAGAAAATTATCTTTATCAAGTTCTTTTATTACTGATAGTAGCAATTTTGTGTTGGCTATGGATGAGAAAAGGGAACAAGTTAGTAACAGCATCGCTGCCACCCGGGCCAAGAGGCCTCCCAATCGCAGGTTACCTCCCATTTCTTGGTAAAAACCTGCATCACCAATTCACGAAACTGGCCGAAGAATATGGCCCCATCTACAAACTCTGGCTCGGGAGCAAACTCTGTATTGTGGTTAGCTCACCATCTCTGGCTAAACAAGTTTGCCGCGACCTTGATGTGGTCTTCTCCAACCGGGACCCAACAATCGCTGCTTTGACACTCACCCACAACGCCATGGACATTGCTTGGTCCTCCTCAGGCCCTTACTGGAGAAACATTCGCAAACTATTTGTAAGAGAAATGCTTAGTAACTCAAATATTGATGCTTGCTACCATCTTAGAAGACAACAAGTTATGAAAACAATCAAGCATTTACATGATAACTGTGGCTTCCCTGTTGAGATTGGGAAGATTGCTTTCATGACTGAATTCAATGCTTTTATTAGCATGATATGGGGTGGCACCACCAGCAGCAGCACATTTAAAGGAGGGgatcatgatgatgatggaCATGGAGCTGAGTTTCATGTCATATCCTCTAAATTCCTAAAGTTATTGGAATTGCCTAACATCTCTGATTTCTTCCCCATTCTCGCAAGATTCGATTTGCAGGGTGTGCAAAGGCAAGCAAACGAAATTCTTGCGGAACTCGATGCTTTCTTGAATTCTCTTATAGATACACGAGAGAAAGAAAAGGCTAAAAATGGAGATGGTGATATTGGTAAAAAGGACTTCCTGCAGATTCTACTGGATTTAAAGTACTGTCCAGATTCTGATATACCAATCAATAAAACTCAGATGAAGGCATTGATAATG GACATATTGGTGGGCGGAACAGACACGTCCGCGACGGCGGTGGAGTGGGCGATGGCAGAACTTTTGCACAACCCAGAAATGATGAAGAGGGTTCAAGAAGAGATAACGCAAGTTGTTGGAGATAAGAGCTTAGTTGAAGAAACCCATTTACCAAAGTTTAGGTATTTGGATGCTGTTGTGAAGGAAACCTTGCGATTGCATCCTCCTCTTCCATTGAACGTTCCGCGTCGTCCAAGCGAGACCTGCATCGTCGGAGGATACTCCATTCCCAAGGATTGTAAGGTCTTTCTGAACACTTCAGCAATTCAAAGGGACCCAGATGTTTGGGAAAACCCACTTGAGTTCAGGCCTGAGAGATTCTTGGGTGGGGAAGAAGGAAGTAAATGGGATTACAATGGAAACAATCTTCACTACTTTCCGTTTGGATCTGGAAGAAGGGTTTGTGCAGGGATTCCTTTGGCTGAAAAGATGGTAAGTTATATATTGGCTTCGCTTTTGCACTCATTCGATTGGCATTTGCCCCAAGGAGGGGAAGCAGTCGATTTTACAGAGGAATTTGGGATAgtggtgaagaagaagatgccTCTACTTGCAGTGCCAATGCAAAGGCTTTCGGATGAGGTTCTTGATCATGTAtga
- the LOC124944554 gene encoding flavonoid 3'-monooxygenase CYP75B137-like isoform X1 has product MSANLSENYLYQVLLLLIVAILCWLWMRKGNKLVTASLPPGPRGLPIAGYLPFLGKNLHHQFTKLAEEYGPIYKLWLGSKLCIVVSSPSLAKQVCRDLDVVFSNRDPTIAALTLTHNAMDIAWSSSGPYWRNIRKLFVREMLSNSNIDACYHLRRQQVMKTIKHLHDNCGFPVEIGKIAFMTEFNAFISMIWGGTTSSSTFKGGDHDDDGHGAEFHVISSKFLKLLELPNISDFFPILARFDLQGVQRQANEILAELDAFLNSLIDTREKEKAKNGDGDIGKKDFLQILLDLKYCPDSDIPINKTQMKALIMDILLGGTDTSATAVEWAMAELLHNPEMMRRVQEEITQVVGDKSLVEETHLPKFRYLDAIVKETLRLHPPLPLNVPRRPSETCIVGGYSIPKDCKVFLNISAIQRDPNVWENPLEFRPERFLGGEEGSKWDYNGNNLHFFPFGSGRRVCAGIPLAEKMVSYILASLLHSFDWHLPQGGEAVDFTEEFGIVVKKSTPLLAVPMQRLSDDLANLLCMI; this is encoded by the exons atgtctgCAAATCTATCAGAAAATTATCTTTATCAAGTTCTTTTATTACTGATAGTAGCAATTTTGTGTTGGCTATGGATGAGAAAAGGGAACAAGTTAGTAACAGCATCGCTGCCACCCGGGCCAAGAGGCCTCCCAATCGCAGGTTACCTCCCATTTCTTGGTAAAAACCTGCATCACCAATTCACGAAACTGGCCGAAGAATATGGCCCCATCTACAAACTCTGGCTCGGGAGCAAACTCTGTATTGTGGTTAGCTCACCATCTCTGGCTAAACAAGTTTGCCGCGACCTTGATGTGGTCTTCTCCAACCGGGACCCAACAATCGCTGCTTTGACACTCACCCACAACGCCATGGACATTGCTTGGTCCTCCTCAGGCCCTTACTGGAGAAACATTCGCAAACTATTTGTAAGAGAAATGCTTAGTAACTCAAATATTGATGCTTGCTACCATCTTAGAAGACAACAAGTTATGAAAACAATCAAGCATTTACATGATAACTGTGGCTTCCCTGTTGAGATTGGGAAGATTGCTTTCATGACTGAATTCAATGCTTTTATTAGCATGATATGGGGTGGCACCACCAGCAGCAGCACATTTAAAGGAGGGgatcatgatgatgatggaCATGGAGCTGAGTTTCATGTCATATCCTCTAAATTCCTAAAGTTATTGGAATTGCCTAACATCTCTGATTTCTTCCCCATTCTCGCAAGATTCGATTTGCAGGGTGTGCAAAGGCAAGCAAACGAAATTCTTGCGGAACTCGATGCTTTCTTGAATTCTCTTATAGATACACGAGAGAAAGAAAAGGCTAAAAATGGAGATGGTGATATTGGTAAAAAGGACTTCCTGCAGATTCTACTGGATTTAAAGTACTGTCCAGATTCTGATATACCAATCAATAAAACTCAGATGAAGGCATTGATAATG GACATATTGTTGGGCGGAACAGATACGTCAGCGACGGCTGTGGAGTGGGCGATGGCAGAACTTTTGCACAACCCAGAAATGATGAGGAGGGTTCAAGAAGAGATAACGCAAGTTGTTGGAGATAAGAGCTTAGTTGAAGAAACCCATTTACCAAAGTTTAGGTATTTGGATGCTATTGTGAAGGAAACCTTGCGATTGCATCCTCCTCTTCCTTTGAACGTTCCGCGTCGTCCAAGCGAGACCTGCATCGTCGGAGGATACTCCATTCCCAAGGATTGTAAGGTCTTTCTGAACATATCCGCAATTCAAAGGGACCCAAATGTTTGGGAAAACCCACTTGAGTTCAGGCCTGAGAGATTCTTGGGTGGGGAAGAAGGAAGTAAATGGGATTACAATGGAAACAATCTTCACTTCTTTCCATTTGGATCGGGAAGAAGGGTTTGTGCCGGAATTCCCTTGGCTGAAAAGATGGTAAGTTATATATTAGCTTCACTTTTGCACTCATTCGATTGGCATTTGCCCCAAGGAGGGGAAGCAGTCGATTTTACAGAAGAATTTGGGATTGTGGTGAAGAAGAGTACGCCTCTACTTGCTGTGCCAATGCAAAGGTTATCGGATGATTTAGCTAATTTATTATGTATGATTTAG
- the LOC124946097 gene encoding flavonoid 3'-monooxygenase CYP75B137-like, with product MSANLSENYLYQVLLLLIVAILCWLWMRKGNKLVVAPLPPGPRGLPIAGYLPFLGKNLHHEFTKLAQEYGPIYKLWLGSKLCIVVSSPTLAKQVCRDLDVVFSNRDPTIAASILTYNAMDIAWSSSGPYWRNIRKLFVREMLSNSNIDACYHLRRQQVMNTIKHLRTNCGLPVEIGKIAFLTEFNAFISMIWGGSSTFKGGDHDGVGAEFHAISSKLLRLLELPNISDFLPILARFDFQGVKRQANEILAEADGFLNSLIDTREKERAKNGVGDFGKRDFLQILLDLKDCQDSDKSINKTQMKALIMDILVGGTDTSATAVEWAMAELLHNPEMMKRVQEEISQVVGNKSLVEETHLPKLRYLDAIVKETLRLHPPLPLNVPRRPSETCIVGGYSIPKDCKVFLNTSAIQRDPDVWENPLEFRPERFLGGEEGNKWDFSGNNLHYFPFGSGRRVCPGIPLAEKMVSYILASLLHSFDWHLPKGGEEVDLTEEFGIVVKKKTPLLAVPMQRLSDEVLDHA from the exons ATGTCTGCAAATCTATCAGAAAATTATCTTTATCAAGTTCTTCTACTACTGATAGTAGCAATTTTGTGTTGGCTATGGATGAGAAAAGGGAACAAGTTAGTGGTAGCACCTTTGCCACCCGGTCCAAGAGGCCTCCCAATTGCGGGTTACCTCCCATTTCTTGGTAAAAACCTGCATCACGAATTCACAAAACTGGCCCAAGAATATGGCCCCATCTACAAACTCTGGCTCGGGAGCAAACTCTGTATCGTGGTTAGCTCACCAACTCTTGCTAAACAAGTTTGCCGTGACCTTGATGTGGTCTTCTCCAACCGGGACCCAACAATCGCTGCTTCGATACTCACCTACAACGCCATGGATATTGCTTGGTCCTCCTCAGGCCCTTATTGGCGAAACATTCGCAAACTATTTGTAAGAGAAATGCTTAGTAACTCAAATATTGATGCTTGCTACCATCTTAGAAGACAACAAGTTATGAACACTATCAAGCATTTGCGTACTAACTGCGGCTTGCCTGTTGAGATTGGCAAGATTGCTTTTTTGACTGAATTCAATGCTTTTATTAGCATGATATGGGGTGGCAGCAGCACATTTAAAGGAGGGGATCATGATGGAGTTGGAGCTGAGTTTCATGCCATATCCTCTAAATTACTTAGATTACTGGAACTTCCTAACATCTCTGATTTCTTGCCCATTCTAGCGAGATTCGATTTTCAGGGAGTAAAAAGGCAAGCAAACGAAATTCTTGCGGAAGCTGATGGTTTCTTGAATTCTCTTATAGATACACGAGAGAAAGAGAGGGCTAAAAATGGAGTTGGTGATTTTGGTAAAAGGGACTTCCTGCAGATTCTACTGGACTTAAAGGACTGTCAAGATTCTGataaatcaatcaataaaaCTCAGATGAAGGCATTGATAATG GACATATTGGTGGGCGGAACAGACACGTCCGCGACGGCGGTGGAGTGGGCGATGGCAGAACTTTTGCACAACCCAGAAATGATGAAGAGGGTTCAAGAAGAGATATCCCAAGTTGTTGGAAATAAAAGCTTAGTTGAAGAAACCCATTTGCCAAAGCTTAGGTATTTGGATGCTATTGTGAAGGAAACCTTGCGACTGCATCCTCCTCTTCCTTTGAACGTTCCGCGTCGTCCAAGCGAGACCTGCATCGTCGGAGGATACTCCATTCCCAAGGATTGTAAGGTCTTTCTGAACACTTCAGCAATTCAAAGGGACCCAGATGTTTGGGAAAACCCACTTGAGTTCAGGCCTGAGAGATTCTTGGGCGGGGAAGAAGGAAATAAATGGGATTTCAGTGGAAACAATCTTCACTACTTTCCATTTGGATCTGGAAGAAGGGTTTGTCCCGGGATTCCCTTGGCCGAAAAGATGGTGAGTTATATATTGGCTTCTCTTTTGCACTCATTCGATTGGCATTTGCCCAAAGGAGGGGAAGAAGTCGATTTAACAGAGGAATTTGGGATAGTGGTGAAGAAGAAGACGCCTCTACTTGCAGTGCCAATGCAAAGGCTTTCGGATGAGGTTCTTGATCATGCAtga
- the LOC124910230 gene encoding MYB-like transcription factor ODO1, whose translation MGRQPCCDKLGVKKGPWTSEEDKKLINFIITNGQCCWRALPKLAGLRRCGKSCRLRWTNYLRPDLKRGLLSQAEEQLVIDLHSRLGNRWSKIAARLPGRTDNEIKNHWNTHIKKKLLKMGIDPITHEPIIGKEDQGLPNDHDHMINSGEAKRVAVISASDEINSCSPPDHVGSGSGTDESSHHDLTDVHDPLMSCLSALENDPTSSWDLFLVGHDEDGSTKNNTNMNVLPIWDESFPLLSDCEDFGVHDFGIDFFNNIDGNMIESWNHL comes from the exons ATGGGAAGACAACCTTGTTGTGACAAGCTTGGGGTGAAGAAAGGGCCATGGACTTCTGAGGAAGACAAAAAGCTCATCAATTTCATCATCACTAATGGCCAATGTTGTTGGCGAGCCCTCCCTAAGCTCGCGGGCCTTCGAAGATGTGGCAAGAGTTGTAGGCTTCGATGGACCAACTATCTTCGCCCTGACCTTAAACGAGGCCTCCTTAGCCAAGCCGAAGAACAACTTGTTATTGACCTCCATTCTCGTCTAGGCAACag ATGGTCGAAGATTGCTGCAAGATTACCAGGAAGGACAGATAACGAGATCAAGAATCATTGGAATACCCATATTAAGAAGAAACTTCTTAAGATGGGTATTGATCCCATTACCCACGAACCAATAATTGGGAAAGAAGATCAAGGACTACCTAATGATCATGACCACATGATTAATTCAGGAGAAGCTAAACGGGTCGCCGTGATCTCTGCCTCGGACGAGATCAACTCATGCTCACCACCCGATCATGTTGGTTCTGGTTCTGGCACGGATGAATCGTCGCATCATGATTTGACCGACGTTCATGATCCACTAATGAGTTGTTTGTCGGCGTTAGAGAATGATCCAACGTCATCATGGGACTTATTCCTAGTAGGTCATGATGAAGATGGTTCAACCAAAAATAATACCAACATGAATGTATTACCAATTTGGGACGAAAGTTTTCCTTTGCTATCGGATTGCGAAGATTTTGGAGTCCATGATTTCGGGATTGACTTCTTCAACAATATTGATGGAAATATGATAGAGTCGTGGAACCATCTATGA